The following proteins come from a genomic window of Lytechinus pictus isolate F3 Inbred chromosome 1, Lp3.0, whole genome shotgun sequence:
- the LOC129256289 gene encoding zinc finger protein 300-like, producing the protein MDEGHDVNVGDHSEDNESSENRSRVEDGSQNFYTNTTDTPFNDMNRSERGTDGAAEASGSGSSSGEIPSSFQTDDANDQFSVIQESSDGTSDMSHSTRVFCYQTNRHGHEREGYYPQLPEQKQSTAEENCCCVECGVTFANIDLLLKHVQQHEAEQYGSEDIYRGPDDMEAVEDSSPRVTPSQTPSPTRNLNNVSCMECGDVFDNVDALVRHVEVHETLMRQRQSSQMSGDHECQVCHQSFINERLLQEHVKRHNSRGGMTSPSGQSPSIGPKADFNVHSYVGRSQTQKGGPSGCRTAHLCLICGDVFRQLSSLDKHYQTHNMNLQVLDHKCGLCGKVFSKLNNLHIHMRLHNQDRPYACSICGKRFTQSSHLRQHELIHTQVRPFSCRFCPKTFRQSSHLHMHERIHTGMRPYKCHLCDKAFMQSSHLRIHERTHSKVRPYNCRFCNATFIQSAHMRLHEKKHLNEAAGNAELSPQNGSTPESQSPKMTTP; encoded by the coding sequence ATGGATGAAGGGCATGATGTTAATGTCGGAGACCATTCTGAAGATAATGAATCATCCGAAAATCGATCAAGGGTTGAAGATGGCTCTCAGAATTTCTACACAAACACTACAGATACCCCTTTTAATGACATGAATCGGAGTGAAAGAGGTACGGATGGAGCTGCAGAGGCATCAGGAAGTGGGTCTTCTTCAGGAGAAATCCCAAGTTCTTTTCAGACTGATGACGCGAATGATCAGTTTTCCGTGATTCAAGAATCTTCGGATGGTACCAGTGATATGTCTCATTCTACTCGGGTCTTTTGTTACCAGACCAACAGACACGGGCATGAAAGAGAAGGGTATTATCCTCAGCTTCCTGAACAGAAGCAGTCAACAGCGGAAGAAAACTGTTGCTGTGTCGAGTGTGGGGTAACATTTGCCAACATAGATCTTCTCCTAAAGCATGTCCAACAACATGAGGCTGAGCAGTATGGCTCTGAGGATATCTATCGTGGCCCCGATGATATGGAAGCAGTAGAAGATAGCTCACCAAGAGTAACACCTAGTCAGACGCCAAGTCCGACTAGAAACCTCAACAATGTTTCCTGCATGGAGTGTGGTGACGTCTTTGACAACGTAGATGCACTTGTACGTCATGTCGAAGTACATGAGACTCTGATGCGACAGAGACAAAGTAGTCAGATGAGCGGAGATCATGAGTGTCAAGTATGTCACCAGTCTTTCATAAATGAAAGACTCCTTCAAGAACATGTTAAAAGACACAATTCACGGGGTGGTATGACCTCTCCTAGTGGACAGTCACCATCCATTGGTCCAAAAGCAGATTTCAATGTTCACTCCTATGTAGGTCGTTCCCAAACTCAGAAGGGAGGCCCGTCAGGATGCAGAACTGCCCATTTGTGTCTAATCTGCGGGGATGTCTTTCGTCAACTGTCTAGTTTAGACAAACATTATCAGACTCACAATATGAACTTGCAAGTACTTGATCATAAGTGTGGCCTTTGTGGCAAAGTATTCTCAAAGCTCAACAACTTGCATATTCATATGCGTCTTCACAACCAAGACAGACCTTATGCATGCTCAATCTGCGGGAAACGTTTCACTCAAAGTAGCCATCTGAGACAGCATGAACTTATTCACACTCAGGTGCGTCCATTCTCGTGTCGCTTCTGTCCGAAGACATTCCGTCAGAGTAGTCATCTACACATGCATGAGCGTATACACACCGGGATGCGACCCTACAAGTGCCATCTCTGTGACAAGGCTTTCATGCAAAGTAGTCATCTGCGCATTCACGAGCGCACACATTCCAAAGTACGGCCGTATAATTGCAGGTTCTGCAACGCGACGTTCATTCAGAGTGCCCACATGCGCTTGCACGAAAAGAAACATTTGAACGAGGCCGCCGGAAACGCTGAATTGTCACCACAAAATGGAtcaacaccagaatctcaaagtCCAAAGATGACCACTCCTTAG